A genomic stretch from Helianthus annuus cultivar XRQ/B chromosome 1, HanXRQr2.0-SUNRISE, whole genome shotgun sequence includes:
- the LOC110884244 gene encoding uncharacterized protein LOC110884244 isoform X5 — MDNVFKSVPTYSDKTNNYRDDDKMEKTKVSSNIELRLGQPSQQNQTLGISEVPCFNTTISRVGHPLELVSSQRRIYNDVAGSNRITKESKQVVNCAVQVAKSGSMEGQNRLGVSSLGFGAYSTRTAFQPEQLKGDVVADSVNSMLFSHFNNPKDKTPKQYVESRISKLGFNDMENYKLMDKGKALKHDSPRPSLISRAPSMVFSSVIMNASSNMTSSTSNVEGIRVMNSDTPSSNVSSFCGLEKDQNVSGKPLNGDLWSSIKIPSKSTANTYKIPEHATKPVHSGTASWTASGTEKSAVISGNPLNGNLWSPIKFPSKSNASTYIIPELATKAGYSGTTSWTANAAEKSSVISGDPLNGNLWSPIKVPSTSTASTYKIPELATKPVHSGTTSWTVNAAEKSAVVSVTQETSFQIGKNGVLNNPYQTGPPLPSCLVPRNHMVEKSNLDGKRFLSAFGEPSKIRAPTISTSNVQKDCTLRDGSISVGKIGETIKPNSKKVEFNAFQWKDVPNKMAGKCLEDRVDVIDQTSDVIVKSIDQPVQSVDCMKEQVMSNISSKCSAPALTQASVKISNGDSCTDDAQTTDCAKNWSSDDCSNTGYGGFSRKSDSRNGTQLKSVPDRSTRSLVDELRVIDSLRLKKVPNQAPMHENRTPMNTLQKEFESRKRKRETKFKILGKPFPASPISSISTEYRKGFLCKTQKRGYDDFVESPESSSRGKKVRIDLEFSKTKSVWKQELPCKRFTRPIVCGRYGIISNGDTSKPAKILSLKRVIKNSKRCSPVKDEFVKKPLIKTLSKSVIREGRQTDRFSSFKEDNCHTVCSDSDATETSDSDFGTKKRRKSKKIRKRSLYELIVEEKDSGFVTPPKNITSIPQDNLKNDGKSHNLHGVEDISRSPKELTCKSTPDVDKFCNVCGTLNNDELNCLLECNKCLIKVHQACYGISKVPKNDWYCRPCRENATNMACVLCGYEGGVMTRAVNSNNIVRSLLNAWNVVTELQETQFNMDAPQNIICEHTRTYSVADPLVKNLSYPVNDKVVNNSVTAGIFDPTVKQWIHMVCGLWTPGTRCPNVDTMSAFDVSGACCPKGNVVCSMCKRPGGCCIRCRVMDCAIHFHPWCAHQKGLLQSEVEGADNDKVGFYGRCELHATDDHRCNHKINSQTIQIACLHDKETCARTEGYKGRKREGFRHDNQQNPRGDDGCMVQQEQVDAWNYINRQLLFKKRLHRTLQPVQDVESDFRKEYARYKQSKAWKHLVVYKSGIHALGLYTSLFISQSAMVVEYVGEIVGQRVADRREIEYQSGKQLQYKSACYFFKIDKENIIDATRKGGIARFVNHSCQPNCVAKVMTVRGEKKVVFFAERDIYPGEEITYDYHFNNEDEGKKILCSCNSNNCRRYLN; from the exons ATGGATAATGTTTTTAAATCTGTTCCAACATACTCTGATAAAACAAACAATTACAGGGATGATgataaaatggaaaaaactaaGGTTTCCTCCAATATTGAACTGAGACTAGGACAACCATCTCAGCAGAATCAAACATTGGGGATATCGGAAGTACCGTGTTTCAATACTACAATAAGCAGAGTTGGCCATCCATTGGAGTTGGTTTCCTCACAGCGGCGGATTTATAATG ATGTAGCAGGCAGTAATAGAATTACAAAGGAAAGCAAGCAAGTTGTTAACTGTGCTGTTCAAGTAGCTAAATCCGGTTCAATGGAAGGACAAAACCGGTTAGGGGTTTCTAGTCTCGGGTTTGGAGCCTATAGCACAAGAACCGCTTTTCAACCTGAGCAACTGAAAGGTGACGTAGTTGCAGATTCAGTTAATTCCATGCTATTTTCACACTTTAATAATCCTAAAGATAAGACACCTAAGCAATATGTCGAATCTCGGATTTCCAAGCTTGGTTTTAATGATATGGAAAATTACAAGCTTATGGACAAAGGGAAAGCGTTAAAACATGACTCTCCGAGACCGTCTTTGATATCAAGAGCGCCATCAATGGTGTTTTCATCTGTGATTATGAACGCTTCTTCTAACATGACCTCATCAACGTCAAACGTAGAGGGTATAAGAGTAATGAATTCAGATACACCCTCATCAAATGTTTCGTCCTTCTGTGGACTTGAAAAGGACCAAAATGTATCAGGCAAGCCTTTAAATGGAGATCTATGGAGTTCGATAAAAATCCCATCAAAATCAACTGCGAATACATATAAAATTCCAGAGCATGCAACAAAACCTGTTCATTCTGGAACTGCTTCTTGGACTGCTAGTGGTACGGAGAAATCGGCTGTAATTTCCG GCAACCCTTTAAATGGAAATTTATGGAGTCCAATAAAATTTCCATCAAAATCAAATGCAAGCACGTATATAATTCCAGAACTTGCAACAAAAGCTGGTTATTCTGGAACTACCTCTTGGACTGCTAATGCTGCAGAGAAATCATCTGTAATTTCTG GCGATCCGTTAAATGGAAATTTATGGAGTCCAATAAAAGTTCCATCAACATCAACCGCAAGCACATATAAAATTCCAGAACTTGCGACAAAACCTGTTCATTCTGGAACTACTTCTTGGACTGTTAATGCTGCAGAGAAATCAGCTGTAGTTTCTG TAACACAAGAAACATCATTTCAAATAGGAAAAAACGGAGTGCTGAACAACCCTTATCAAACAGGTCCTCCACTGCCAAG CTGTCTGGTACCAAGAAACCATATGGTTGAAAAGTCAAATCTCGACGGAAAACGTTTTCTCAGTGCTTTTGGAGAACCATCAAAAATCAGAGCCCCTACAATATCTACTTCTAATGTGCAAAAGGATTGCACTTTGCGTGATGGATCTATTTCCGTAGGTAAAATTGGAGAAACAATAAAACCAAATTCAAAAAAAGTGGAATTCAACGCTTTCCAATGGAAAGATGTTCCTAACAAAATGGCAGGAAAGTGTTTAGAGGATAGAGTTGATGTCATTGACCAAACTTCTGATGTCATTGTCAAAAGCATTGACCAACCTGTTCAGAGTGTTGACTGCATGAAGGAGCAGGTTATGTCTAATATCTCATCTAAATGCTCAGCCCCTGCTTTGACTCAAGCGTCAGTCAAAATCAGCAATGGAGATTCATGTACCGATGATGCACAAACCACTGATTGTGCCAAAAATTGGTCCTCTGATGATTGTAGCAACACTGGATATGGTGGGTTTTCGCGTAAAAGCGATTCCAGAAATGGAACGCAGTTAAAATCAGTTCCTGATCGGTCAACTCGTAGTCTTGTTGACGAGCTTAGGGTTATAGACTCTTTAAGATTAAAGAAAGTACCGAATCAAGCCCCAATGCATGAAAACCGTACTCCAATGAATACACTTCAGAAAGAATTCGAATCTAGAAAAAGAAAACGAgaaacaaaattcaaaattctcGGAAAACCGTTCCCCGCTTCCCCTATTTCTTCGATATCTACTGAATATAGAAAGGGATTTTTATGTAAGACTCAAAAACGAGGCTATGATGATTTTGTCGAAAGTCCCGAATCATCATCGCGTGGAAAGAAGGTACGGATCGATTTGGAGTTTTCGAAAACAAAGAGTGTTTGGAAACAAGAATTGCCTTGTAAAAGATTCACTAGACCGATAGTATGCGGGAGGTATGGTATTATCTCAAATGGTGATACATCTAAACCCGCAAAGATTCTGTCTCTTAAAAGGGTTATTAAAAATTCCAAAAGATGTTCCCCTGTTAAAGATGAATTTGTGAAGAAACCACTGATTAAAACGTTAAGCAAATCTGTAATCAGAGAAGGAAGACAGACAGATAGATTTTCTAGCTTTAAAGAGGATAACTGCCACACAGTATGCAGTGATAGTGATGCAACTGAAACCTCAGATAGCGATTTTGGCACCAAAAAAAGGCGAAAAAGTAAGAAGATTCGCAAACGTAGCCTATATGAATTAATTGTAGAAG AAAAAGATTCCGGTTTTGTTACACCTCCAAAGAACATAACTTCAATACCTCAAGATAACTTGAAGAATGATGGAAAAAGTCATAATCTCCATGGGGTAGAAGATATATCAAG ATCCCCTAAGGAGTTAACATGCAAATCAACTCCAGATGTGGATAAATTCTGCAATGTTTGTGGAACCTTAAATAACGATGAATTGAATTGCTTGTTGGAGTGCAacaaatgtttgattaaa GTGCATCAGGCTTGTTATGGAATTTCAAAAGTTCCCAAGAATGATTGGTATTGTAGACCGTGCAGAGAAAATGCCACTAATATG GCATGCGTTCTATGTGGTTATGAAGGTGGGGTCATGACTCGGGCTGTTAACAGTAATAACATTGTGAGAAGCCTTTTGAATGCATGGAATGTCGTTAcggaattacaagaaactcaATTTAATATGGATGCACCCCAAAATATTATTTGTGAACATACAAGGACATATTCAGTAGCTGATCCGTTGGTCAAGAATTTATCCTATCCTGTTAATGACAAAGTGGTAAACAATAGTGTTACGGCAGGAATTTTTGACCCCACTGTGAAGCAGTGGATTCATATGGTTTGTGGACTTTGGACACCTGGCACACGATGCCCGAATGTGGACACCATGAGTGCTTTTGATGTGTCTGGTGCTTGCTGTCCCAAAGGAAATGTG GTTTGTTCAATGTGTAAACGTCCTGGTGGATGTTGTATAAGGTGCAGAGTTATGGACTGTGCAATTCACTTCCATCCCTGGTGTGCCCATCAAAAG GGTTTACTCCAAAGTGAGGTTGAAGGAGCCGACAATGATAAGGTTGGTTTCTATGGAAGATGTGAGCTTCATGCTACAGACGATCATCGTTGTAACCATAAGATTAACTCTCAGACCATACAAATTGCATGTCTTCATGATAAAGAAACATGTGCTCGAACCGAG GGTTATAAGGGACGGAAGCGAGAAGGGTTTAGGCATGATAACCAACAAAACCCACGTGGTGATGATGGATGCATGGTTCAGCAAGAGCAAGTAGATGCTTGGAATTATATAAATCGACAACTTTTATTTAAGAAACGCCTTCATAGAACACTACAACCCGTTCAAGATGTAGAATCTGATTTCCGG AAAGAATATGCGCGCTATAAACAGTCAAAAGCTTGGAAACATTTGGTTGTATACAAATCAGGAATCCATGCGCTTGGTCTGTATACATCATTGTTCATTTCACAGAGTGCAATG GTTGTTGAGTATGTTGGTGAAATAGTGGGGCAGCGTGTTGCTGACAGAAGAGAAATTGAATATCAATCTGGAAAGCAATTGCAATATAAAAGTGCTTGTTACTTTTTCAAAATTGATAAAGAAAATATAATTGATGCAACCCGTAAAGGCGGAATTgctcgctttgtaaaccattcATGCCAG CCGAATTGTGTTGCTAAAGTGATGACAGTGCGGGGTGAAAAGAAG GTTGTGTTCTTCGCTGAAAGGGACATATATCCAGGAGAAGAGATAACATATGATTACCATTTCAACAATGAAGATGAAGGTAAAAAGATATTATGCTCTTGCAATTCTAATAATTGCAGGCGTTATCTTAACTGA